DNA from Neoarius graeffei isolate fNeoGra1 chromosome 17, fNeoGra1.pri, whole genome shotgun sequence:
GCTGTCCATCTCCAGAGGTAAGTGTAGTTTATAAAAtgcaagtagattttttttttgtatgttctaCAGTGCCACTATTATATAATTTGCTTTTGTAATTATCTTTTGTTTGGTCATTACAGTGATAAGAATCTGCAGTAGAGGCCTTTTAATGAACAATGAATTTACATGAAACAGGTTTGAATTTGCCAGCAGGGTTGTAAACGGAAGTTAAACTGTTTTACATAATTCACCGTTGAGGTTCCTTTTAAATCAGGAACACCGTGTTCTCACAGTCCCATCATGTCAGATAGCTTATCAGACTGGTGTTGGCTCTGAAAGTTGTAAGGCGACAACAGTCTGTAGGCTGACTGAAGTTTTGGGTTTGTCACCTCGGAGGAAATGAAAGAACTACAGTTTTGCAAGACTCCCTTCTGTtcacacaccaaaaaaagcaggcttggattttttttttttaaaaccacagTGACTGTTGGATTGAGTCTGGATTCCCGAAGAAACAGCTAAGAAAATTGGAGGGAGGAGGGGGGGTTTAAAAACAGGAAACTTAAGTTATTCTGCTGCGAGATCTCTGACTGGTTTCTAAAATTTGATTAGTCCTTTCCATTTTAgagaattgttttagattaaatctGATATTTACTTATGTGTTTCGATTGACAGACTACAGCTTGAGCTAcacgcttttttttttcattaatgtAGCATAAATTGATGTCACTAAACAAATGAGTAATTGTCTTTGCATATATTTAAAATAAAGGGGATTTGCCTTTTTACTTGTAGGGGAAAAGCTAATTATTGAACATTTGTGAGATTGGTACAATAACTCAGGAACCTGACAAACCTTCATAGAGGACCAATGGGGAGAAATATTCCTTAAATGGTAGTGAGTGAAAGACACCTAAGTGGTGAATGAATGGACTGGTGTTCTATGTACTTGAATTTTGTTTTCTGACTTTTTGCAACTATTACACTTTTTATAAAGAATAAAATCTGGACTAGAAGAGCTtaaagctgaaaaaaaatccattatttTAATACTATACACAGCTTGTAGAAAATACAGCAAGGACAAACACATTCACAGGATTGGCAAGCAGTGAAATTAAACACTTCAAAATAATGAGGGAGGATCAAAGATGAGTGTAGCTGGAGATAATCTGTTCTAACATGGTAAAGCTTTCGAGAAAATCATCTTCTGAAATTCCAAATTTGGTATACTGATGAATGTAGGCCCTGTTAagaaaaacaaacatacaaataTAACCAGTTACCAAAGTAAAAAGGCATACTGAACACTACGTACTGAGAGTGTGGATTCTTTGTACCTTGATGCAAACATGTTCCAGGCCTTCTTAATAATAATATCCAGAGGATTCAAAAGTGACTGGCTGTTGCTGATTAGCGTGGCCAACTTCTCATAGCCATTGAAGGGCACAGGGGAGTGCCACTTATGGAAAGTGCCATCTGCTGGAAGCCATGGCGCATAGAGTCCAGACTCCTTAAACGCTACTGTTGATTAAAAACACTTCATGTCTCTCAGCCAATTAATCACACAGATAGTTCAGTGTATACAATAGCCAAAcgacagtattaaataactagcaTCCTTGCCTGTATCTGCAGAACAAACATCTTTACCCCGCAGTACGAGAAGATTAGAGAGTGATCTGTTAAAACCCACTTGTGTTTTTTTTACGCTCTCTGCTCTGCTCGACGGCATACACACTTTCCAATCGATACCTGAAAGTAATGACATCATTTAAACTGTTAATGTttagaaagccttttccagtgaCCTCATACATGTGTAAATTTATAGTATTCACCTTCCTCCATTCTGGCATTGGAAATAAGCATTTGTCTTAAATGCTTGAGCAGGCCGGGCCAGGTGTAGGCACTGTAAGCCAGAGATGTCCGAGACATGTGAGGAATGTTCAACACATTAAGTAGTTTGTATTCAGGATGACACACCAGGGAGCTCAGCAATTCTCCTGGACCAAGCAGATGAACAAGAGGAAAATAAGACACCATACATTGCAGTTCTGATAATCTCTACATGGTGATGTTTTTACCATTCCAAATAGAAGACCTTCATTTAGTTGTGTACAGGGTTTTAACCAAGCAATTTGGACAACTGACTCAAGACTTCCATACAAAATATCCTGTTCCTTCAGAAACTCTTTCTACTGAAACTATTTCAATGCCTACAtgtctgtgtttaaaaaaaaaacacaactgtgATTTGCTGTTGGGTCCATTGCGTTTATTCACTTTTTTGtttcgggggggggggacgacgatAAGGAAACAGTCTTTTTTTCTTGGCACCCTAAAatatgaatctttttttttttttaattacaagtaAATCACATTTATGAATCCAAATATTTAAAAAGATAAATTTAACAATGGAGTCTAAATACAAAAAAATCAACACCTCGGCACTTAAAGCCCAAGAAGCAGCATGGCACAAAATCTACAACATACATACAAAAATACACAAGACTgtatatttaagaaaaaaaaagtttataaaaaaaatacaaactaaGGAAATTTTTAGGTGTAATGTTTTCAtaagagtttatttatttatcctgtATTAGGCTTGCTCATAAAATTGACAGTTGTTTAAAgtctttctgtaaaactgctttgggaCGATGTCTGTTAAAAGCGCAATAGAAATAAACTGATGACTTATGCTACTAATGCAAGAAATACATTATAAAAAAAGTGTTCTTAACCGTTATTGTGTATTTTAGTTAATCTTTTCAGAATTACTTTTGAGAGTAGTTTTGAATGTTACTCTGGTCAACCATCTTAATGTATAGTCAGTTTGACTCCATCTACAGTCCATATAATATGAGTGTATCCTGATGACGGATTTGGAGAAACAGAACTAGAACGCTGACTGGAACGACCTCCTCAACTCAACATCAGTGCCCGAGCTCACTAAAGCTCttatggctgaatgagcacaaatccccacagtgaggctccaaaatctagtggaaaaccttTCTAGAAGAAGTGTGGCGGTTATTGTAACAGTAAATTTGGAACATAAAAATGTTCAAGCCCATACAAGCATTATATTTAGGTAGCCAAATAGTGCATGTCCATCATGCACATCAAACTTTTGCCAATACAGTCCATCATGGATTTTGTTTTAGTTAATGGCAAGAAAGGTTGGATAAGTTGGAAGTTCAAACTGTTCCAAGATACCCAAATTAAACTTGCTGGATGTATGTATACattataaaaataaatgaatgggggaaaagaaaatatatattttacacacacagtactacgcaaaagtcttaagcaccccatttcttttcatacaaactttgttaaaaTGGAAATcaatatgacttctacattgagtcAGTATTAAAAacgttagagttccaaatgttcgttttccagcacaaaattaaaaatgttacaggaaaaaaaaagtgtttgtatctgagcagcataagagagaacttttcagattaaaaaagaaaacagaatgaaggctgctgggttttgctgcaaaattaagaagcaagtgtgacaaagtgtccagaagaactgtggctggctctgtaagatactcagtaaagcccacagctcatttccgcataaaactgcactcactggacatgagcctactatttttttctttatttaaagcaaagggtcatctcacaccatcaaACTGACTACAcattactgactttgtttcatttactatagcttactgctgtttacagtatttctttttaatgttgaaacatttcattatttttaagccatttttggtctacagcatttctttacatttgcctgagacttttgcacagtactctgtgtgtgtctgtgtgtgtgtgtgtgtgtgtgtatataaatacacacacacagtttaaaaTCATGTACATAATATAAAGTATATACAGTGGGGTCCTAAAGTCTAATAGCACTAATGAAAATTTTTCTAGTTTGCATCATTTTATAATTTAATACAATTTTCATTTCATAGTATTTGGTTTGGCccctttttgctttaatgaccATGTACACTTGATCTGGCATGGACTCGaagtttgtgcaaaaccttatgattcattttagatcaaatccattgGAGTGTCGTCTGAGCATGTGCTTCAGTAGACAAGATTAGGCACAAGGAAAATCTGAGCTTTTGTATAAAAGCAGTTAACATGGATCATGTTGCCATGTTATAAttttgcttacatttaaatacGGGCCTAGAAAacatttatttacttttatttgtttaaaatacaAAATTTTAAGAGCCACATTTCCGATTTGAAATTTAAAGAAAATTGTTTTTTGGTCTCAGACtttttttcgtgtgtgtgtgtgcgtgtgtgtgtaggagaaaaaaaaatatctcacACAGGAGAGGAAAAAAAGATGTTTGCCAGTTGGAATTAAATAAGCAAATAGTTAAGAGCCTtcaattggataattactgcagtgatcaatatgtttcagctggcaacaattcttttaaccctaactgatgcagtgagtagcttctaatTTCTTAAACAACCACATTGGAAGTATCATCTCATGATTGTAGAACAGATGTGTGTTTCAgaaaggtcaaattattggcctgcatcaagcaaagaaaacaactaaggggactgctgaaatgactggaattgggttaagaattcCAATACgtaattaaaacctggaaggatagtggtgaactgtcaacttcacagaagaaacgtggtcagaaaaaaaaaaaaaggaaaaaaaatcctgaccGACTGTGATTGGAGATCACTTGGACGCTTAAAGTGCAGTTGTAAAaaattgacagtagaactcagttatgtttaatagtgaaagtaacatTTCCACATGCATAATGGAACGAGTATTCACAGGACTGGGACTAAACAGCCGTGTGGTCAAAAGAAAAccccttgttagtgagactaattagGAGAAAagggcttcaatttgctagggagcataaagattatgCTACAGCTGACGTGACACTGAACGTCCAGACCGTGTCTGGCCTTTAGGTACTGTCGCGAAGGCCAAAAGGGGGGATGGAAGGTTTAAGGCAGCCCCCATCTTCCATATTCAGTGCCTAGGCGTATGCGTCGTAGGTTTTGGTGTGATGGTCGCAGGATTCTGTACGGGGCAGAAGGAAACCTGAGGCAGCTACCAAGATGTCCAGGCAGCCCTATTTAGGGATGGCCTGCTTGCCTCAATTAGAGGAAGGCCCTAGAAAAGGTGGACTAAAAAAAGCCATGCCCCAAAAACACATCCTGAATCTactgaaattaaatttcttgcttGTTGGAATGTATGGACTTTGACCCCTGGCTTTAATACGGACTCGGATTTAAGGAAAACATCTTTATTAAATCATGAATTGGATCGGCTTAATGTTGACATTGCTGCATTATCTGAAACCCGCTTATCAGACAACGGCTCAATCAAGGAGAGCGTTTACACCATATTTTGGCATGGGAAGCCACAAGGACAGAAACGCAAACCTGGAGTTGGTTTTGCCATACGAAATATTATACCCTTCTGTGAAACTCCAGTGGCTATAACGACCAGACTTATGTCTTTGAGGGTTCAAACTACCAAAGGCCCTCTAACGATTTTTAGTGTATATGTGCCCACTCTCCAGGCGGACGATGAGGATAAGAATAATTTCTACCAACAGCTTGAACAAGAGATAGAAAAAGTCCCACGAACAGAGTCAGTTATAATGCTCGGCAATTTCAATGCAAGAGTTGGACGTGCCTTTGAAAATTTGACAGGCATACTAGGAAAACATGGCGTTGGAAATATGAATGAAAATGGACATAGCGTTGGAACTATGTGCAAGCCAAAATCTGTGTGTCACTAACACCTTCTTTGACGGAAAGATATCAAGGAAAACATCTTGGAAGCATCCGAGATCTGGGCATTGGCACCAATTAGACTTGGTGCTGACAAGGCGTTCCAATTTAAAAGAAATCCTACACACGAGATCATATCAGAGTGCTGACTGTGACACTGACCATTCCTTGGTTAGCTGCAAGGTTAAAATTTGTGTAaaaaagatatatcgcaacaaaactcCAAGTCATCCTCGTATAAACGTGGGCAAAATAAAGGATTATCAAAAGTGCACGACATTCAATCATGAAACTACCAAACTAAGTCTAGTTTTGACTTCAGCCAATGAGGCATGGTGTAATTTATGTGATGGAATATACAACACTGCAATTATGGTCTTTGGCAAGAGTGTAAAGAAAAATGCTGATTGGTTTGAAGAAAACTCACTAACGCTATTACCACTTGTCAAGGAGAAAAGACCAGCACTTATGGCATACAAAAACTATCCAAGTattagaaatattgaaaatttgcgGATGGCACGAAGCAAGATGCAAACAGAGGCAAGGAAATGTGCCCAGAGCAATTGGCTTAACCTTTGCGATGAAATACAAAGAGTGGCTGATTATGGGTGATACTCGGAGAATGTACAAAGGAATCAAACGTTGTATTGGTCCAGTAAAAGGGCAGTAGCCCCATTGAAGGATCTTCAGGGAAACATTCTAACAGGCAAGCAGGAGAAGCTTGAGCATTGGGTTGAACATTACAGTATTTTATATACAAGAACCTCTGAGATCAACGAAGCTGTATTTGAGACATTACCTCAGTTTGATATCATGGAGGATTTAAGCGCTGAACCAACACTAGAAGAACTGCAGCAGGCTATAAACTCTGTTCCTGAAAATAAGGCATCTGGAAATGATAGCATACCAGGTGAAATTTATAAATGTGCTGACCAAGAGCTGCTCACCAAAATTCATCTAGTTTTACTTCTCTGCTGGCAAGATGACGACGTTCCACAAGATTTCAAGGATGCGCGCTTCATACAACTATATAAGAATAAGGGCGACAGAAGTGAATGTGACCATCACAGAAGTATCTCTCTGTTGAACATTATCGGTAAAATATTTAGTCGCATCCTGCTCCCAAAAATACAGCTTTTAGGAGAAAACATTTACCCTGAAAGTCAATGTGGCTTTCGACAGGGGCGTTCTACCACAGATATGGTATTTTCAGTCAGACAGCTCCAAGAGAACTGCAAGGAAAAGCGTATCCCATTACATATGGCATTTATTGATCTTACAAAGGCCTTCGATTCTGTCAGTAGAGAGGGCTTATACATTGTTCTCAGGAAACTTGGTTGTCCACAAAAGCTCCTAAACTTAATTCACTCGTTACACACAGGTATGATGGCAACAGTTGTCTATGAAAACGAAGAATCCAAATCATTCGCAGTTAATAATGGAGTAAAGCAAGGGTGCATCCTAGCTCCTGTTTTATTCAACATGTATTTTTCTTACCTAATAAGGCATGCATTCCAAGGAAATGATGAAGGGATCCATCTCAGAACAAGATATGATGGCAGACTGTTTAACATCTCTAGATTCAGAGCAAAGACCAAAGTGAGAGAATCGACTGTGAGTGAACTTCTCTTTGCCGACGATGCGGCACTAGTTGCTCACAGTGAAGAATCCTTGCAAAGGCTTTTGGACAGATTTTCAGAGTCATGCAAGAGTTTTGGACTCAAGATAAGTTTAAAGAAAACCGTGATAATGCATCAGGGATTTACGGGATTCAATTCTGAAATTACCTTAGATGAAAATAGGCTTAGCAGTGTCAATAAATTCTGCTACCTTGGTTCCACAATTTAAGAACTTAGATCTAAacgatgaaatttcaaaacgaATTGGCAAAGCGGCTATGAATTTTGGGTTATTAAAGAAACGAGCATGGGAAAATAAACTCTCCACCAAGGTCAAGGTTCGCATATACGAAACTTGCGTGCTTTCTTCATTGCTGTACTGCTCAGAGACATGGACTGCATATGCTAGGAACATTAAAAGGCTGAATAGTTTTACATGAGATGCTTACGAAAACTGTTAAAAGTTAAATGGCAAGACAAGATACCAGATACAGAGGTACTAAAGCGATCAGGGTTAACACACGTGGGAACTATAATAATGCAGAAACGGTTGAGATGGCTTGGGCACGTCAAAAGGATGGATGATAGCCGTATTCCCAAGACAATTCTTTTCAGTGGAACTCGTGATGGCGCCAGGAAACAAGGACGTCCGCTGTTGAGATATCATGATAATTGTAAGCGTGATTTGAAATTGTTTGATATGAATGTAGAAAGCTGGGAGGAGTGCGCAACACAACGTTCATCTTGGAAAGAAAAGGTGACACAGGGAGCAGAGAGATATGAACAAGCCCTTATACAGAGAAAGGAGGAGAACAGGACAAGAAGAAAGCAGCCATTAACGAATCTGGATGTCAATGATGGTGCATTTATTTGTGAACACTGCAACAAGCGCTGCCATTCAAGAATTGGACTGTTTAGCCATATGCGGACACATCAGAACTAAAACATTAACGCGTATACCATGATCTTTAAGATCGAAGGTTGCCTATTACTATAAAGATTAGACTCCGGAACAAtgaggaaaaaggtcatgtggtctgaggagtccagattaaccctattcctgagtgatgggtgtgtcagggtaagaaggaaagTGTATGAAgtaatgcacccatcatgcatagtggataCTGTACAAGCctttggaggcagtgttatgatctggggttgcttcaggtcaaggctcagcagtgttctgtggcaataaaatgaagtcagctaacTACTATTTATACTCTGATAcaaatatctcattctcattatctctagccgctttatcctgttctacagggtcgcaggcaagctggagcctatcccagctgactacgggcgaaaggcggggtacaccctggacaagtcgccaggtcatcacagggctgacacatagacacagacaaccattcacactcacattcacacctatggtcaatttagagtcaccagttaacctaacctgcatgtctttggactgtgggggaaaccggagcacccggaggaaacccacgcggacacagggagaacatgcaaactccgcacagaaaggccctcgccggccacggggctcaaacccggaccttcttgctgtgaggcggcagcgctaaccactacaccaccgtgctgccagcgatacaaatatattaaataaaaaattaattgtGATTAACAGGCTGCATAGTGTCTTAATTTTTCCTACCTGTAAGCACATTGTTTAGATAGCAGAGGTCAAAAGAGcattaataattaataaaataaataaataaaaagcatatTCCCATGACTTCACCATAGGCAGAAGCAACAgatctaatgcatgaaaacataaacatatctaaaatgggaaagagctgttgtgtgattgacagtACAAAGCGATTTACCTATAGGATTTCTGCTGTAGTGAGCAGGTGAGTCCGCGGTGTATGCAGGCTGCAGCACACTGCTCAGCTGATGAGCGATCACCTTGTTCAGGTCAGAGATAGAGATGTGCTTGATGTTCATCAGCTGGCTGCAGATTTTGTGTAAGGTGTCATTCTCGTGTACCACGAGTGCATCAGACAATGTGTACAGATGAGACAGAGTGAGAACAGAATTGTAGTTTTGTACAATAACCTGTAGAGAGAAGAGAAATTGGACCACTTAAGACAAATTAATAAGAACAAAATTTTGCTGTAGCTCATCATACATTACTTTGAAAGATACATACATAATGACCAAGTTTACCTCTCCTGTTCCGTACGGCCATATCAGGTGATTAAGAATAAATGAATGTGGATAACTGTCTCGCAGACACTGGGTGACATAAGTGCCCACTCCAGAACCTGTACCTCCTGCCACACTCATCATGGCAAAAATTCCTGCAAAGCGATCGCAGCGTTCTACCTCACGCCGCACCAGATCTTCCATTGCATCCTTATGCTGAGGGCCGTGAACACAATAACTGTAGAATAGTAAGGACACAGATGTCATACTGCATTCTAGCTCAAAATGCAGGCCTGCTATGCattaatgaaatttaaaaataaaaacggaAGGAAGCAAAATACTGCACAGTGAGAGCAAATGACTTGCAGCTAAAATATATGGTGCAATAAAAGTACACTAATTAAAACACACATGGAAAGAAAAATGCATAAAAAAGGGGAGACTAAAGTCTATATGAGTACTATACACAAAATGTGTAATGATGTTTCATGTTCTTACCCGTTTGCCCAGTTGTTTCCAGAGCCTTGTTTCTGGCAGAAGTGGGATTTTTCCCCATATCTCCATTTCCCTGAGCCAGAAGCCTTTGTTATGGCTTGAGTAATTACTTTGGGCTCCATGTCAATAAGAACTGCACGTGCGACCAGCACTACACAAGAAGCACAACATACACATTtacaatatggccaaaagtttgcggACACCTGACTATAACACTCCGTCCTTGTTGAACATTCCAATCCAAATTAAATCACCCTTTATTgattataataacctccattctcctgggaaggctttccactgaactttggagcatggctgtggggatttgtgcccattcagctacaagagcattacgctgggataacactacaccagccctctcaatatatttctgagaaaggggcaagtaagaaagagtagtaggcagaggttaagccagggatcccagcaataattgaaaaaaatagaggaatataagaaactatcagcatgggtcaagggggctgcaagccctttgcggggtgcaggggcaatgcccctgctgggggtacagggggcgaagccccctgaagctgttgagattttaacatttaaagatgctatagaacacatttttgacatagatttaacatagaaaagcaacagaatttaacaataatgtgtatctatttgatgccatattttgtaatctatgacataagtggcaaaaaaaaattttatttataaaaattagacgaaaatgtagctttgaagaatatacttgcctaaatattccactgattttgttataacaatagtacccatagttcatctcatttgtttatttttttggttcaagttaatgtcaatactagtctaatataagccacatttatttttcaaaaatcatgaatatgagcagaaatcaatcaatgattcagtaatattagatatatacatatgtacagcaaatattggaaatatttgatttaaacctctctctttttgaaaggtttcactgcagaggaatttaatgctcttttctggggtgcattctgtgatctttcctccagttttctctgcttttgtttctctgatctttccttctgctttttctgatgttcctgcagtgctcttttggatagtttcttggctactctgttcgcatgagcttttgtttcaagttctgtattcaccACATTCATTAATCTCTTCTTGGATTCAACTTCCTCTCTAGCCAAGCGCAACTACGCTTTCCACGACATactgaattaagttcaacacattagaaacaaaagcacgaacggagtt
Protein-coding regions in this window:
- the tubd1 gene encoding tubulin delta chain isoform X1, which codes for MSVVTVQLGQCGNQIGPEVFRTVYEDSTGANAKTYKQCSDERFFREYSDGVLVARAVLIDMEPKVITQAITKASGSGKWRYGEKSHFCQKQGSGNNWANGYCVHGPQHKDAMEDLVRREVERCDRFAGIFAMMSVAGGTGSGVGTYVTQCLRDSYPHSFILNHLIWPYGTGEVIVQNYNSVLTLSHLYTLSDALVVHENDTLHKICSQLMNIKHISISDLNKVIAHQLSSVLQPAYTADSPAHYSRNPIGELLSSLVCHPEYKLLNVLNIPHMSRTSLAYSAYTWPGLLKHLRQMLISNARMEEGIDWKVCMPSSRAESVKKTQVGFNRSLSNLLVLRGKDVCSADTVAFKESGLYAPWLPADGTFHKWHSPVPFNGYEKLATLISNSQSLLNPLDIIIKKAWNMFASRAYIHQYTKFGISEDDFLESFTMLEQIISSYTHL
- the tubd1 gene encoding tubulin delta chain isoform X2, coding for MEPKVITQAITKASGSGKWRYGEKSHFCQKQGSGNNWANGYCVHGPQHKDAMEDLVRREVERCDRFAGIFAMMSVAGGTGSGVGTYVTQCLRDSYPHSFILNHLIWPYGTGEVIVQNYNSVLTLSHLYTLSDALVVHENDTLHKICSQLMNIKHISISDLNKVIAHQLSSVLQPAYTADSPAHYSRNPIGELLSSLVCHPEYKLLNVLNIPHMSRTSLAYSAYTWPGLLKHLRQMLISNARMEEGIDWKVCMPSSRAESVKKTQVGFNRSLSNLLVLRGKDVCSADTVAFKESGLYAPWLPADGTFHKWHSPVPFNGYEKLATLISNSQSLLNPLDIIIKKAWNMFASRAYIHQYTKFGISEDDFLESFTMLEQIISSYTHL